From a single Solanum dulcamara chromosome 4, daSolDulc1.2, whole genome shotgun sequence genomic region:
- the LOC129885695 gene encoding heat shock 70 kDa protein, mitochondrial — protein MATAALLRSLRRRDFATSSLSAYRTLASNTKPSWCPSLVGAKWAGLARPFSSKPAGNEIIGIDLGTTNSCVAVMEGKNPKVIENSEGARTTPSVVAFNQKGELLVGTPAKRQAVTNPTNTLSGTKRLIGRRFDDPQTQKEMKMVPYKIVRGSNGDAWVEANGQQYSPSQIGAFILTKMKETAEAYLGKSINKAVITVPAYFNDAQRQATKDAGRIAGLDVQRIINEPTAAALSYGMNSKEGLVAVFDLGGGTFDVSILEISNGVFEVKATNGDTFLGGEDFDNALLEFLVSEFRRTEGIDLSKDKLALQRLREAAEKAKIELSSTSQTDINLPFITADASGAKHLNITLTRSKFETLVNHLIERTRNPCKNCLKDAGVSLKDVDEVLLVGGMTRVPKVQEIVSEIFGKSPSKGVNPDEAVAMGAALQGGILRGDVKELLLLDVTPLSLGIETLGGIFTRLINRNTTIPTKKSQVFSTAADNQTQVGIKVLQGEREMASDNKLLGEFELVGIPPAPRGMPQIEVTFDIDANGMVTVSAKDKATSKEQQITIRSSGGLSEDEIDKMVREAELHAQKDQERKALIDIRNSADTTIYSIEKSLNEYKDKVPKEVVTEIETAISDLRAAMGTENIDDIKSKLDAANKAVSKIGEHMAGGSSGGASGSGGAQGGDQPPEAEYEEVKK, from the exons ATGGCGACCGCCGCCTTGCTCAGATCTCTCCGTCGCCGTGATTTTGCTACCTCTTCTCTCTCTGCGTATAGAACT CTTGCTTCCAACACCAAGCCTTCGTGGTGTCCATCACTTGTTGGTGCTAAATGGGCTGGTCTGGCTAGACCATTTAG CTCCAAACCTGCTGGAAATGAAATTATTGGGATAGACTTGGGAACCACCAACTCTTGTGTTGCAGTGATGGAGGGGAAG AATCCTAAAGTCATCGAGAATTCTGAAGGGGCTAGAACAACTCCTTCTGTGGTTGCCTTTAACCAGAAGGGAGAACTGCTTGTTGGTACTCCAGCCAAACGTCAGGCAGTTACCAATCCTACAAACACTCTTTCTGGGACCAAGCGTCTAATTGGCAGACGCTTTGATGATCCTCAAACACAAAAGGAGATGAAGATGGTTCCTTACAAGATTGTGAGAGGCTCAAATGGAGATGCTTGGGTTGAAGCAAATGGACAGCAATATTCTCCAAGCCAGATTGGAGCATTTATTCTAACAAAGATGAAGGAAACCGCAGAAGCCTATCTTGGGAAGTCTATTAATAAAGCTGTGATCACTGTTCCAGCTTATTTCAATGATGCCCAGAGGCAGGCAACAAAGGACGCCGGGCGAATTGCAGGTCTTGATGTGCAAAGGATTATCAATGAACCTACTGCAGCTGCGCTCTCTTATGGTATGAACAGCAAAGAGGGCCTTGTTGCTGTTTTTGATCTTGGCGGTGGAACATTTGATGTTTCAATCCTGGAGATATCAAATGGTGTTTTTGAG GTCAAGGCAACTAATGGTGACACCTTTTTAGGAGGAGAGGATTTTGACAATGCATTGTTAGAATTTTTAGTGAGTGAGTTTAGGAGGACTGAGGGAATTGACCTATCAAAAGACAAGCTTGCCCTACAAAGACTTCGAGAGGCAGCTGAGAAAGCTAAGATAGAGCTTTCATCAACATCTCAAACGGATATTAACTTGCCGTTCATCACAGCCGATGCATCAGGGGCTAAACATCTTAATATCACACTGACAAGATCAAAATTTGAGACATTGGTGAACCACTTAATTGAGAGGACAAGGAATCCTTGCAAGAATTGTTTGAAGGATGCTGGAGTATCTTTAAAAGATGTGGATGAGGTCCTCCTGGTTGGAGGTATGACTCGGGTCCCTAAGGTGCAGGAAATAGTTTCTGAGATATTTGGTAAAAGCCCAAGCAAAGGTGTCAATCCAGATGAGGCAGTTGCCATGGGAGCTGCACTTCAAGGTGGTATTCTCCGTGGTGATGTTAAAGAGTTGCTTCTTTTGGATGTAACTCCTCTATCTCTCGGTATTGAGACATTGGGAGGTATCTTCACTAGGTTAATAAACAGGAATACTACCATTCCCACAAAGAAAAGCCAG GTGTTTTCTACTGCTGCGGACAACCAAACACAAGTGGGCATCAAGGTATTACAAGGTGAACGTGAAATGGCCTCTGATAACAAGCTTCTGGGTGAATTTGAGCTTGTAGGTATTCCTCCAGCGCCAAGGGGTATGCCCCAGATAGAGGTCACGTTTGACATAGATGCAAATGGAATGGTCACCGTGTCCGCCAAGGACAAGGCTACTAGCAAAGAGCAGCAGATCACCATTCGGTCATCTGGTGGTCTATCGGAAGATGAGATAGACAAGATGGTCAGGGAAGCTGAATTGCATGCCCAGAAGGATCAAGAGCGCAAGGCACTTATTGATATCAGGAATAGTGCAGACACCACCATATATAGTATCGAGAAGAGCTTGAATGAATACAAGGATAAGGTCCCCAAGGAAGTGGTTACAGAAATCGAGACAGCTATTTCGGATTTGAGAGCAGCAATGGGGACCGAGAACATTGATGATATCAAGTCGAAACTTGATGCAGCAAACAAAGCTGTCTCTAAGATTGGAGAGCACATGGCTGGTGGCAGTTCTGGTGGTGCATCCGGAAGTGGTGGTGCTCAAGGAGGAGATCAACCCCCAGAGGCTGAATACGAGGAAGTGAAGAAATAG